A window of Flavobacterium flavigenum contains these coding sequences:
- a CDS encoding leucine-rich repeat domain-containing protein, whose product MTNIFKIKKYWIITLFMILFSLVSFAQEYNDKTIGFDADRITLALKKRGLTDDDIHQEVALMRKLQNEQYIAMKKNDEEILQKITSEQVLPKETNKTSNTKLTAKTASTLVADIPQTEKDALLALYNSTNGNNWTKKTGWDFSTPVTSGWYGITVTAGHVTGINLSNNNLNGIIPSSIGQLTELQTFYLNQNQLIGTIPSEIRELTKLTLLYLHTNQLSGTIPAEIGQLTKLTSLQLHINKLSGTIPAEIGKLTSLTSLLLYNNQLTGIIPNVLGELTKLLSLQLHMNQLTGTIPDEIGQLTKLQTLYLHSNRLTGTIPVEIGQLTQLQRLYLCNNQLTGTIPSEIGQLKEILELFLYNNQLKGAIPFQIGGLTKLSSLQLHINQLSGMIPSEIGQLTKLQKLFLNNNQLSEKIPDEIGQLTQLTSLQLHFNQLSGKIPASIGQQTQLQSLYLNNNKLSDNIPIEIGKLTKVTYVNLSNNTFTGQIPAEIGQLVLLQNLYLNNNQLSGTIPAAIGQLLQLKLVFFDTNRLEGPIPDLTNVISQIKFVTNKFRFADFASQYSAYKSKLTLFEYSNQAKTDSEVTLTKAAGETQTITMYEDNRFTPADTYQWYKNGVAIAGATSRQYTLSNLTTANAGDYYCVSTNPQMTITTVTNQNLVLTRNTIHLKVNNCNAFLSSAVGTNVQITCPSTAITPITYTTAGLITGATFSGLPSGVTGNFSSNTVTISGTPATTGTFAYTVTYTGSCGTVVTSKGTITISNKTVNAASASPVVCINTAITPITHTTSGGTLTLGTPSGLPAGVTAAWASNILTISGTPTASGVFNYSIPVLGGCGDTINATGKITVSAPGTITLSSSAGTDNQSKNINTILTPITYTTTGTTGAAVTGLPAGVTGSFASNTVTITGTPTVSGTFNYLITLPGECNTTISGKITSLCEPITGVIKIINEPTPTSYPFQFSSSGTVRLSACSKTEFPNTFYAATATLSVGTILYTNEALTTPLAYGSLWYKNQANGTSNKVDSSGKIVTITTCGSGSDPDSGPGYAFQFSTPRLQRDCGAITFPVTYYAATNFVGVGTTLYTSKSLTTALGGGYWIKLADSNFAYLIGNGGILSSEFNCGVQ is encoded by the coding sequence ATGACAAACATTTTTAAAATAAAAAAATACTGGATCATCACTTTATTCATGATCTTATTTTCATTGGTGTCATTTGCACAGGAATATAATGATAAAACTATTGGTTTTGATGCTGACAGAATTACTCTTGCCTTAAAAAAACGAGGACTTACAGATGATGATATACATCAAGAAGTTGCACTCATGCGTAAACTTCAAAATGAGCAGTACATAGCAATGAAAAAAAATGATGAGGAAATTTTGCAGAAAATAACATCTGAACAGGTTTTACCAAAGGAAACAAATAAAACTTCGAATACTAAACTAACCGCAAAAACGGCAAGCACTCTTGTAGCAGATATACCACAAACAGAAAAGGACGCTTTATTGGCGCTATACAATAGTACCAATGGAAACAACTGGACGAAGAAAACAGGCTGGGATTTTAGTACTCCTGTTACTTCAGGCTGGTACGGAATTACGGTTACCGCAGGGCATGTTACCGGAATTAATTTAAGTAACAATAATCTAAATGGAATAATACCTTCTTCGATTGGGCAGTTAACAGAACTTCAAACATTTTATTTAAACCAAAATCAATTAATCGGAACAATACCTTCTGAAATTCGAGAATTAACTAAACTTACATTACTATATTTACATACTAATCAATTAAGCGGAACAATACCTGCGGAAATTGGACAGTTAACAAAACTTACATCACTTCAATTACACATTAATAAATTAAGCGGTACGATACCTGCTGAAATTGGAAAATTAACAAGTCTTACATCTCTTCTTTTATACAATAATCAATTAACCGGTATAATACCTAATGTACTTGGAGAGTTAACAAAACTTTTATCACTCCAATTACACATGAATCAACTAACAGGTACGATACCTGATGAAATTGGACAATTAACAAAACTTCAAACTCTTTATTTACATAGTAATCGATTAACTGGTACAATACCTGTTGAAATTGGGCAGCTAACGCAACTCCAGAGACTTTATTTGTGTAATAATCAATTAACTGGGACAATACCTTCGGAAATTGGACAACTAAAAGAAATTTTAGAGCTTTTTTTATACAATAATCAGTTAAAGGGGGCAATACCTTTTCAAATAGGAGGGTTAACAAAACTTTCATCACTCCAATTACACATCAATCAATTAAGCGGAATGATACCTTCCGAAATTGGGCAGCTAACCAAACTTCAAAAGCTTTTTTTAAATAATAATCAATTAAGTGAAAAAATACCTGATGAAATTGGACAGCTAACCCAACTTACATCACTTCAATTACATTTTAATCAGTTAAGTGGAAAAATACCTGCTTCAATTGGACAGCAAACACAACTTCAAAGTCTTTATTTAAATAATAATAAATTAAGCGATAACATTCCTATTGAAATTGGAAAACTAACAAAAGTTACATATGTTAATTTAAGTAACAATACATTTACAGGACAGATACCTGCTGAAATTGGACAATTAGTACTGCTTCAGAACCTTTATTTAAATAATAATCAATTAAGCGGCACAATACCTGCCGCAATTGGACAATTATTACAACTTAAACTAGTTTTTTTCGATACTAATCGATTAGAAGGCCCAATCCCAGATTTAACCAATGTTATATCGCAAATTAAATTTGTTACCAATAAGTTTCGATTTGCTGATTTTGCTTCTCAATATAGTGCATATAAGAGTAAACTCACTCTTTTTGAATATTCAAACCAAGCCAAAACAGATTCTGAAGTAACTTTAACTAAAGCTGCCGGAGAAACTCAAACAATAACCATGTATGAAGACAATCGTTTTACACCAGCTGATACCTATCAGTGGTATAAAAACGGAGTGGCTATAGCGGGTGCAACTTCCAGACAATATACGCTATCGAATTTAACAACTGCCAATGCCGGTGATTATTATTGTGTTTCCACAAATCCCCAAATGACTATAACAACCGTTACGAATCAAAACCTTGTTTTGACCCGAAATACAATTCATTTAAAGGTAAACAATTGTAATGCCTTTTTAAGTTCTGCTGTGGGAACAAATGTACAAATCACCTGTCCTTCAACAGCTATTACACCTATTACTTATACTACTGCAGGATTGATAACCGGTGCAACATTTTCAGGACTGCCTAGTGGTGTCACGGGAAATTTTTCATCCAATACCGTAACAATTAGTGGAACTCCAGCCACTACAGGAACTTTTGCTTATACCGTAACCTATACAGGAAGTTGTGGTACTGTTGTAACCTCAAAAGGAACTATTACTATTTCAAACAAAACTGTAAATGCAGCTTCAGCTTCTCCGGTTGTATGCATTAATACCGCTATAACACCAATCACACATACAACTTCAGGAGGAACTTTGACTCTTGGCACTCCATCGGGATTGCCTGCGGGGGTAACTGCTGCATGGGCATCAAACATCTTAACCATCAGCGGGACTCCTACTGCCTCAGGTGTATTTAATTACAGTATTCCTGTTTTGGGCGGATGCGGTGATACTATAAATGCTACCGGAAAAATTACCGTTTCGGCGCCTGGTACTATAACACTTAGCTCCTCAGCCGGTACAGACAATCAGTCAAAAAATATCAATACCATCCTTACCCCTATAACCTATACTACTACAGGTACTACCGGAGCTGCTGTTACAGGATTACCCGCAGGAGTGACGGGCAGTTTTGCCTCTAATACGGTTACTATTACAGGTACTCCTACTGTTTCGGGGACATTTAATTATTTGATAACCCTGCCAGGAGAATGTAATACTACTATAAGCGGAAAAATTACTTCTTTGTGCGAACCTATTACAGGTGTAATAAAAATCATTAATGAACCAACTCCAACGAGTTATCCTTTTCAGTTTTCGAGCTCCGGCACAGTAAGATTATCTGCTTGCAGCAAAACAGAATTTCCTAATACATTTTATGCAGCAACAGCAACATTAAGTGTTGGTACTATACTTTATACAAACGAAGCCTTGACAACTCCTTTGGCATATGGAAGCTTATGGTATAAGAACCAAGCCAATGGAACTTCAAACAAAGTAGACAGTTCCGGCAAAATAGTCACGATTACTACCTGTGGTTCAGGGTCTGATCCTGATTCCGGTCCTGGGTATGCATTTCAATTTTCAACTCCAAGACTCCAAAGAGATTGCGGAGCGATTACTTTCCCGGTAACCTATTACGCTGCTACAAATTTTGTAGGTGTCGGGACAACACTTTATACCAGCAAAAGTTTAACAACCGCTTTGGGAGGCGGTTACTGGATTAAACTAGCTGATTCAAATTTTGCTTACCTGATTGGGAATGGAGGCATACTATCCTCAGAATTTAATTGTGGAGTGCAATAA